A single Deltaproteobacteria bacterium DNA region contains:
- a CDS encoding discoidin domain-containing protein, protein MRLDFDFKGGGGFVVARKRFSFPLPDAYAFTLDVHGVAPANKFEFKLVDPGGQNVWRYQAEAFDLPAEWRSLRIGSSQIDFAWGPAGSGPMRQVGAIEFAITAPPGGKGTLWIANLCLEDHSFRSTPAVQASSALPGHEPRCAVDRCLETSWRSEPSDEPQWFLVDFGEVREYGGLIVRWDPTTTARPFDLESSDDGTAWKTVYSAKRPDAARSYVYLPHGTSRRLRLRLHGGVDGKGIGIAEIDVKPYEFSRSLNAFFGNIAANEPRGLFPRYLSGEQTYWTPVGSVLGGVTQGLLNEDGMLEVDRGTFSLEPFLYVGEELVTWADGSPTQELEQGFLPIPSSVWRKDGIALKSTAFATGEAGKAVLYMRYRLENLETEPRRVRFFAAVRPFQVTPPWQAFNDLGGVSAITTLEYVRGAVWVNRRKAVIPLTPPSGFGVAAFAQAPVTEYLLAGDLPPEDAVSDGFGYASGALRYDLDLLPGFARDVYLATPFGAADPALAPSFRDFDGA, encoded by the coding sequence ATGCGGCTCGACTTCGATTTCAAAGGCGGCGGCGGCTTCGTCGTCGCGCGCAAGCGCTTCTCGTTCCCACTGCCGGACGCTTATGCTTTCACCTTGGACGTCCACGGGGTGGCGCCCGCCAACAAATTCGAGTTCAAGCTCGTCGACCCCGGCGGCCAGAACGTCTGGCGGTACCAGGCGGAGGCATTCGACTTGCCCGCGGAGTGGCGATCGCTGCGGATCGGGAGCAGCCAGATCGACTTCGCCTGGGGACCGGCGGGGAGCGGCCCCATGCGCCAGGTCGGCGCGATCGAGTTCGCGATTACGGCGCCGCCGGGGGGGAAGGGCACGCTCTGGATCGCCAACCTGTGCCTCGAGGATCACAGCTTTCGCTCGACGCCGGCCGTCCAGGCGTCGAGCGCGCTGCCGGGGCACGAGCCCCGGTGCGCCGTGGATCGTTGCTTGGAGACGAGCTGGCGGAGCGAGCCCTCCGACGAGCCGCAATGGTTCCTGGTCGACTTCGGGGAGGTGCGCGAATACGGAGGGCTGATCGTCCGCTGGGACCCGACGACGACAGCGCGGCCGTTCGACCTCGAGAGCTCCGACGACGGCACGGCATGGAAGACGGTCTACTCGGCCAAGCGCCCCGACGCGGCGCGCAGCTACGTCTACCTGCCCCACGGCACGTCGCGACGGCTCCGGCTTCGCCTGCACGGCGGCGTCGACGGCAAGGGAATCGGCATCGCCGAGATCGACGTCAAGCCGTACGAGTTCTCCCGCTCGCTCAATGCGTTCTTCGGGAATATCGCCGCGAACGAGCCCAGGGGACTCTTCCCCCGATACCTCTCGGGAGAGCAGACCTACTGGACCCCGGTGGGCAGCGTCCTCGGGGGCGTCACGCAGGGGCTCCTGAACGAAGACGGCATGCTCGAGGTCGACAGGGGCACGTTCTCGCTCGAGCCCTTTCTGTACGTCGGCGAGGAGCTCGTCACCTGGGCCGACGGCTCCCCCACGCAGGAGCTGGAGCAGGGATTCCTTCCCATCCCGTCGTCCGTGTGGCGGAAGGACGGCATCGCTCTCAAGTCCACCGCCTTCGCGACCGGCGAGGCGGGGAAGGCCGTCCTGTACATGCGGTACCGGCTCGAGAACCTGGAGACCGAGCCACGGCGGGTGCGCTTCTTCGCCGCCGTGCGCCCGTTCCAGGTGACGCCGCCCTGGCAGGCCTTCAACGACCTCGGCGGCGTCAGTGCCATCACGACGCTCGAGTACGTGAGGGGCGCCGTATGGGTGAATCGCCGGAAGGCAGTGATTCCCCTGACCCCGCCGAGCGGGTTCGGGGTGGCGGCGTTCGCACAGGCTCCCGTGACCGAGTACCTGCTAGCGGGCGACTTGCCCCCCGAAGACGCAGTGAGCGACGGCTTCGGCTACGCCTCCGGGGCCCTGCGGTACGACCTCGACCTCCTCCCGGGGTTCGCTCGGGACGTCTATCTGGCGACGCCGTTCGGGGCAGCAGACCCTGCCCTCGCCCCCTCGTTCCGAGACTTCGACGGTGCGG
- a CDS encoding UBP-type zinc finger domain-containing protein, which yields MADECAHQAGIRKVVPSALGCEECLKIDSIWVHLRLCRTCGHVGCCDSSPNRHATKHFHATGHPIIEGYDPPEGWGWCYVDEATLDLSDRTTPHNGPIPRYV from the coding sequence ATGGCTGACGAATGCGCCCACCAGGCCGGCATCCGCAAAGTCGTCCCCAGCGCGCTCGGCTGCGAGGAGTGCCTGAAGATCGATTCGATCTGGGTGCACCTGCGGCTCTGCCGGACGTGCGGTCACGTCGGCTGCTGCGACAGCTCGCCGAACCGTCACGCGACCAAGCACTTCCACGCGACGGGGCATCCGATCATCGAGGGCTACGACCCGCCCGAAGGTTGGGGATGGTGCTACGTCGACGAGGCGACGCTCGACCTCTCCGACCGCACCACCCCGCACAACGGTCCGATCCCGCGCTACGTCTGA
- a CDS encoding FAD-dependent oxidoreductase, with product MAAPARPLIETRYEQMFPTLEPAEVERLRRFGERRAYRASERLVATGEISPGMFVVLTGEIAITQHNALGRDEAIVTHGPGSFMGELSQLSGRPSLVDAHAVKPVEALVIPPRKLRDVLVAEAELGERIMRALILRRVGLLQSAVAGPLIIGHAGDGDVLRLAGFLARNGHPHHTLDPDSDSCAKTLLERFSVDPTTLPIVLCPNGRMLRNPSEVELARCLGLVRPIDPSNVYDVAIIGAGPAGLAAAVYAASEGLSVIVLDRRAFGGQAGASARIENYMGFPTGISGMALMARAHSQAEKFGAEMAIPDEVVRLRCRPAGEDARFELGLANDERASARTVVIASGVRYRRLDVANLAEFEASSVHYWVSPLEGKLCAGQEVALVGAGNSAGQAVVYLASQVAKVWLLVRGRSLDASMSRYLVDRLAALPNVEVLVQTEVTALEGQGGMLDTVRWRHLPSGEQTGRPLRHLFLFIGADPNTAWLSQSDVALDDKGFVRTGGDLGNGHRPLETSRKGVFAIGDVRAGSVKRVAAAVGEGAQVVATLHAFLADVRGEAAAMGNIGRTNG from the coding sequence ATGGCTGCGCCTGCGCGCCCGCTCATCGAGACCCGCTACGAGCAGATGTTCCCCACCCTGGAGCCCGCGGAGGTTGAGCGTCTGCGGCGCTTCGGCGAGCGTCGCGCCTACCGCGCAAGCGAGCGGCTCGTCGCGACCGGCGAAATCAGTCCCGGCATGTTCGTCGTTCTGACCGGTGAGATCGCCATCACGCAGCACAACGCGCTCGGGCGCGACGAGGCGATCGTCACGCACGGTCCGGGCTCGTTCATGGGCGAGCTCAGCCAGCTGTCCGGCCGCCCGTCGCTGGTGGACGCGCATGCCGTGAAGCCGGTCGAGGCGCTCGTCATCCCACCCCGCAAGCTGCGCGACGTTCTGGTCGCGGAAGCGGAGCTCGGCGAACGCATCATGCGCGCGCTCATCCTGCGCCGCGTCGGTCTCCTCCAGAGCGCCGTCGCGGGCCCGCTGATCATCGGCCACGCCGGCGACGGCGACGTGCTTCGGCTGGCAGGATTCCTCGCGCGCAACGGGCATCCGCACCACACGCTCGACCCCGACAGCGACTCCTGCGCGAAGACCCTGCTCGAGCGATTCAGCGTCGACCCGACGACGCTGCCGATCGTCCTCTGCCCGAACGGACGGATGCTCCGGAACCCGAGCGAGGTCGAGCTCGCGCGCTGCCTCGGCCTCGTGCGACCCATCGATCCGAGCAACGTCTATGACGTCGCGATCATCGGCGCCGGACCGGCCGGCCTCGCGGCGGCGGTCTACGCGGCGTCCGAAGGGCTCTCGGTGATCGTGCTCGATCGCCGCGCCTTCGGCGGGCAAGCCGGCGCGTCGGCGCGAATCGAGAACTACATGGGGTTTCCCACCGGCATCTCCGGTATGGCGCTCATGGCGCGCGCGCACAGCCAGGCGGAGAAGTTCGGGGCCGAGATGGCGATACCCGACGAAGTCGTGCGTCTGCGATGCCGCCCCGCTGGCGAGGACGCGCGGTTCGAGCTGGGGCTCGCCAATGACGAGCGCGCCAGCGCCCGCACGGTCGTGATCGCGAGCGGCGTCCGATACCGCCGCCTCGATGTCGCGAATCTCGCCGAGTTCGAAGCCTCGTCCGTGCACTACTGGGTCTCGCCGCTCGAGGGGAAGCTCTGCGCCGGGCAGGAGGTGGCGCTGGTCGGTGCCGGCAACTCGGCGGGCCAGGCGGTCGTCTATCTCGCGAGCCAGGTGGCCAAGGTCTGGCTTCTCGTGCGCGGACGGAGCCTGGATGCGAGCATGTCGCGCTATCTCGTCGACCGCCTCGCGGCGCTGCCGAACGTCGAGGTGCTGGTGCAGACCGAAGTCACCGCCCTCGAAGGACAGGGCGGCATGCTCGACACCGTCCGCTGGCGCCATCTGCCGTCGGGCGAGCAGACGGGGCGCCCGCTCCGCCACCTGTTCCTCTTCATCGGCGCCGACCCGAACACCGCGTGGTTGTCGCAGTCCGACGTGGCGCTCGACGACAAGGGCTTCGTGCGCACGGGCGGGGACCTCGGGAACGGGCACCGGCCGCTCGAGACGAGCCGCAAGGGTGTGTTCGCGATCGGTGACGTGCGCGCCGGGTCGGTGAAGCGCGTTGCCGCCGCTGTCGGCGAAGGCGCGCAGGTGGTCGCGACGCTGCACGCGTTTCTCGCCGACGTCCGTGGTGAAGCGGCCGCCATGGGCAACATCGGGAGGACCAATGGCTGA
- a CDS encoding two pore domain potassium channel family protein, whose translation MLAHRAREAARKSTRRCADDIQRGLIRTMHPWAAAVAALLIFVILWDAFQTIILSRRVSRRFRPTRAFYRFLWTPWRAAAKRFPQGNRRENVLTVFGPLSLILLIALWALGLIVSFALLHWGVGSQVTGPDGRSGFGVDLYMSGTTFFTLGLGDVTPRTTLARGLTILESGMGFGFLALVIGYVPLIAQAFSRREVSISMLDARAGSPPTAARLLRRHVRDGDDDLRGLLRDWERWSAELLESHVSFPVLSYFRSQHDNQSWVAALTTILDVCSLVVARIEDKPVPTARLTFAMARHAVVDLCAVFRLKPTPPVVDRLPPSEEKRLESFLAAAEVRFRADEASVAKLRALRAMYEPYVQALSSFLIMPLPDWLPPEGVSDSWHTIA comes from the coding sequence ATGCTGGCGCATCGTGCCCGAGAGGCAGCGAGGAAGTCGACGCGGAGGTGCGCTGACGATATACAACGAGGTCTGATCCGGACCATGCATCCATGGGCCGCTGCCGTCGCCGCTCTCCTCATCTTCGTCATTCTCTGGGATGCATTCCAGACGATCATCCTCTCCCGCCGCGTCTCGCGAAGGTTCCGGCCGACGCGGGCCTTCTACCGGTTCCTGTGGACGCCATGGAGAGCGGCCGCGAAGCGATTCCCCCAGGGCAACCGACGGGAAAACGTTCTCACGGTATTCGGCCCGCTCTCGCTGATCCTGCTCATCGCTCTCTGGGCACTCGGCCTGATCGTCTCCTTCGCGCTTCTCCATTGGGGTGTCGGATCGCAGGTGACAGGTCCGGACGGCCGCTCGGGATTCGGCGTAGACCTGTACATGAGCGGCACGACCTTCTTCACGCTCGGCCTGGGAGACGTGACCCCGCGAACGACGCTCGCCCGCGGGCTCACGATCCTGGAGTCCGGCATGGGGTTCGGCTTCCTGGCGCTCGTGATCGGCTATGTGCCCTTGATCGCGCAAGCGTTCTCCCGCCGGGAAGTGAGTATCTCGATGCTGGACGCGCGGGCCGGCTCCCCTCCGACGGCAGCGCGGCTCCTGCGCCGGCACGTCCGGGACGGGGATGACGATCTTCGCGGGCTGCTCCGCGACTGGGAGCGCTGGTCCGCGGAGCTTCTCGAGAGCCACGTCTCGTTTCCGGTGCTCTCCTACTTCCGCTCGCAGCACGATAACCAGTCGTGGGTCGCGGCCCTGACGACGATCCTCGACGTCTGCTCCCTTGTCGTCGCACGGATCGAGGACAAGCCGGTGCCCACGGCGCGGCTGACGTTCGCGATGGCGCGTCACGCCGTGGTGGACCTGTGCGCCGTCTTTCGTCTAAAGCCGACGCCCCCAGTCGTCGATCGACTGCCGCCCTCGGAAGAGAAGCGACTCGAGAGCTTTCTCGCCGCGGCCGAGGTTCGGTTTCGCGCGGACGAGGCCTCCGTCGCCAAGCTCAGGGCACTGCGCGCGATGTACGAGCCCTACGTGCAGGCGCTGTCGAGCTTCCTGATCATGCCGCTGCCCGACTGGCTCCCCCCGGAAGGCGTGAGCGACAGCTGGCACACGATCGCATGA
- a CDS encoding GAF domain-containing protein: MGHVLGDQLQGRGDAMVSEARADHRACAPGNLHRMLLDVSHATASHRDLKSLLCDLAGLLRRVARFDRLAIVLHDPERDVMRLHTIVSLEPTFTTDLELPVPESPAGLVWQTQRPLVVPRIDRETRFAEVRRILRAEGMRSFCVLPLTTPLRRLGGLSFASQDEDAFSDSDVEVLQELTSQVALAVDNTLHHEAARQAQQQLACERDRLELLLEVNNALVSNLEPRALFSAIATCLRRVVAHDYTSLAVYDRERNAFDMWALEFAGKGLIKEHMFVPVEGSPAGRAFTAGEPARFGRADLAA, encoded by the coding sequence ATGGGACATGTTCTCGGGGACCAACTCCAGGGGAGGGGAGATGCGATGGTGAGCGAGGCGCGCGCCGATCACCGGGCGTGCGCGCCGGGCAATCTCCACCGGATGCTGCTCGACGTGTCGCACGCCACGGCCTCGCACCGGGACCTGAAGAGCCTCCTATGTGACCTGGCCGGGCTTCTTCGCCGGGTCGCTCGCTTCGACCGGCTCGCGATCGTGCTCCATGATCCGGAGCGCGACGTCATGCGCCTTCACACCATCGTCTCACTCGAGCCGACCTTCACCACCGACCTCGAGCTGCCCGTGCCCGAGTCTCCCGCGGGCCTCGTGTGGCAGACGCAACGGCCCCTCGTCGTGCCGCGCATCGACCGTGAGACGCGCTTCGCCGAGGTCAGACGGATCCTGCGCGCCGAGGGCATGCGATCGTTCTGCGTCCTCCCTCTGACGACGCCGCTCCGCCGTCTCGGCGGGCTCAGCTTCGCGAGCCAGGACGAAGATGCCTTCTCGGACTCCGACGTCGAGGTCCTGCAGGAGCTCACGAGCCAGGTGGCGCTGGCCGTCGACAACACGCTCCATCACGAAGCCGCCCGGCAGGCGCAGCAGCAGCTGGCGTGCGAACGCGATCGCCTCGAGTTGCTCCTCGAGGTGAACAACGCGCTCGTCTCGAACCTCGAGCCGCGGGCGCTGTTCAGCGCCATTGCGACCTGCCTGCGACGTGTCGTGGCGCACGACTACACGAGCCTCGCGGTCTACGACCGCGAGCGGAACGCGTTCGACATGTGGGCGCTCGAGTTCGCCGGCAAGGGGCTGATCAAGGAGCACATGTTCGTCCCGGTGGAGGGGTCGCCCGCGGGCAGGGCGTTCACGGCCGGAGAACCCGCGCGGTTCGGGCGTGCGGATCTCGCGGCGC